From the genome of Alicyclobacillus sp. SO9:
TTCCCTTATAATCGGATTTTCTGCCGGCTGTGCTTCAACACAAGAGGAGGATGTGGATAAACGGAAAACTTCCGTTTATCTTCTCGATAATCCCATTATATGGAACCGCATGACATTCACTGTCTGACATTCACTGTCTGGCACTCACTGTCTGGCCTCATTTGCGCTCGCCGGGAGAGCTTCGCTGCAATCAGTTGGCAGTCACCGTCACCCCGTGCCTGCGATTGTTGGTGTCGATATGCGAGGGTGGCGCAGGTTATGCTATAATCCCGGAAGAAATGCGACAAATTCTTAGAGGAGGGATCCCGTTGAAAATAACCGAAGAAACGGTCAAACACGTGGCCAAACTGGCACGCCTTGAGCTCAGTGACGAAGAAGCGCATGTTTTCACTCCTCAGTTGAGCAAAATTCTGGACTATGCAGAACAGCTGCAACAGCTAGACTTGGCGGATGTGGAGGCGACAAGCCATCCATTTGCTCAATACAATGTGTTGCGGAAGGACGAGCCGAGACCGAGTGCGCAGAGAGACATCATGCTGGCTTGCGCAGCGGACGAAGATGGAGAACATGTACGCGTACCAGCGGTGTTGGAGGGGTAGACATGAGTATACATAATGTGAAGGAAATCCTGGAGTCGCTGGATAGGCACGATTCTAAACCCTCGGAATGGGTCCGTGAATCACTGGATAACATTGAGCACAAGGACAAAAAAGTAAACGCCTTTTTGACTGTGGACCGAGAGCGGGCAGAGGCACAAGCTCGGCATTTGGATGAGACAGCACCGGATGCCTATATGTACGGAGTGCCTTATGCGCTGAAGGACAACATGATTACGAAGGATGTCCGGACCACGGCTGGCAGCAAGATTCTTGAACACTACATTCCGCCGTATTCTGGAACAGTCGCACAAAAACTGAAACAACAACACGGTGTTCTTGTCGGAAAGACCAATTTGGACGAATTTGCAATGGGTTCTTCCACGGAAAATTCCGCTTATAACCCAACGAGAAATCCGTATGACTTGAGTCGTGTACCAGGCGGATCGTCTGGGGGTTCCGCAGCTGCGGTGGCTGCTGGCATGGTACCGTTTGCTCTCGGTTCTGACACAGGGGGTTCCATTCGTCAGCCTGCTGCATTTTGCGGTGTTGTGGGTCTGAAACCCACCTATGGATTGGTGTCACGGTTTGGGTTAATTGCTTTCGCGTCGTCGTTGGACCAAATTGGTCCCCTTACTCAGAATGTAGAGGATTCAGCGTATGTGCTGGAGGCGATTGCGGGAACCGATGCCTACGATTCCACATCAGCAGACAGAGAGCCAGTCAACTATACGAAGAACCTGAACAAAGGTGTGAAAGGTCTGCGTATTGGGGTTGTCACAGATATGGACAGCAGCGGCCTGGACGATGAAGTGAATTCTGCGGTACAGCGCGCTATTCAACAACTGCAGGATGCAGGCGCTGAAATCGTAGAAATCAACTTACCGCATGCTGAGTATGCAGTCTCCACCTATTACTTGATTGCTCCGGCAGAGGCCTCTTCTAACCTAGCCCGTTACGACGGTGTCCGTTACGGCTATAGAGCCGCGGGGGAAACACTGCTGGAGATGTACGAGCAGACCCGCAGTGAGGGGTTTGGTCCTGAGGTCAAGCGACGTATCATGCTTGGCACATACGCGTTGTCTTCCGGCTACTACGATGCGTACTACAAACGTGCTCAGCAGATGAGAACGCTCATTCGTCAGGACTTTGACCATGCGTTTGAGAGCTGTGATGTGATTATCACGCCTACGACACCGACCACAGCGTTCAAGTTTGGTGAAAAAGTTGACGATCCGTTGCAAATGTACCTAAACGACATCTACACCATACCGGCCAACCTTGCGGGTATTCCGGGACTGAGTGTTCCCTGCGGCGTTTCCAAGGACGGTCTGCCCATTGGATTACAGCTATTGGGACAAGCATTTGATGAAGAAACACTGCTTCGAGTCGGCCATACGTACGAACAAGTTCGCGGCTTTTCCATGCCGCTGCCAAGGTTGGAGGGATAAAGGATGGCGTACGAAACCGTTATCGGCTTGGAAGTCCACGTCGAATTAAACACACAAACAAAGATTTTCTGCGGCTGCAAGACGTCTTTCGGAGACCCGCCCAATACAAATGTTTGCCCCATTTGCATGGGTCACCCTGGTACGCTGCCTGTACTCAACGAGCAGGCTGTGGAACTGGCGATTCGGGCAGCGACTGCATTGAACTGCAAGATCAACCAGGACTGCAAGTTTGACCGAAAGAACTACTTCTACCCAGACCTGCCGAAGGGCTATCAGATATCGCAGTATGATGAGCCTGTTGGGGAGCATGGGTTTATCGAGATCGACGTGAATGGTGAAACAAAGCGCATCGGTATCACTCGTGTTCATCTTGAGGAGGATGCGGGTAAGTCGATGCATGCAGAAGACGGCACACACACATTGGTGGACTACAACCGGACGGGTGTACCTCTGATTGAGATTGTGTCTGAACCGGATATTCGCTCACCAGA
Proteins encoded in this window:
- the gatA gene encoding Asp-tRNA(Asn)/Glu-tRNA(Gln) amidotransferase subunit GatA; the protein is MSIHNVKEILESLDRHDSKPSEWVRESLDNIEHKDKKVNAFLTVDRERAEAQARHLDETAPDAYMYGVPYALKDNMITKDVRTTAGSKILEHYIPPYSGTVAQKLKQQHGVLVGKTNLDEFAMGSSTENSAYNPTRNPYDLSRVPGGSSGGSAAAVAAGMVPFALGSDTGGSIRQPAAFCGVVGLKPTYGLVSRFGLIAFASSLDQIGPLTQNVEDSAYVLEAIAGTDAYDSTSADREPVNYTKNLNKGVKGLRIGVVTDMDSSGLDDEVNSAVQRAIQQLQDAGAEIVEINLPHAEYAVSTYYLIAPAEASSNLARYDGVRYGYRAAGETLLEMYEQTRSEGFGPEVKRRIMLGTYALSSGYYDAYYKRAQQMRTLIRQDFDHAFESCDVIITPTTPTTAFKFGEKVDDPLQMYLNDIYTIPANLAGIPGLSVPCGVSKDGLPIGLQLLGQAFDEETLLRVGHTYEQVRGFSMPLPRLEG
- the gatC gene encoding Asp-tRNA(Asn)/Glu-tRNA(Gln) amidotransferase subunit GatC; protein product: MRQILRGGIPLKITEETVKHVAKLARLELSDEEAHVFTPQLSKILDYAEQLQQLDLADVEATSHPFAQYNVLRKDEPRPSAQRDIMLACAADEDGEHVRVPAVLEG